One region of Pseudomonadota bacterium genomic DNA includes:
- a CDS encoding SDR family oxidoreductase: MSEYENVKDKLKQNPKTWLITGVAGFIGSNLLEALLKLNQRVVGLDNFLTGHMSNLVEVKSLVPPGQWSNFTFIEGDIRDLATCRKACSGVNIVLHEAALGSVPRSIENPIATNEHNLTGFLNVIVAARDANVNRFVFATSSSVYGDHPALPKVEDQIGNPLSPYAVTKQVNEKYAEVFTRVYGMECIGLRYFNVFGPRQDPNGPYAAVMPKWFAGLITGEEIYINGDGETSRDFCFVENVVQANLLAGCTENTEAVGNVYNIAYGGRTTLTELFMMIRSLVSASGHKGLQANPVYKDFRSGDIRHSLADISKAKSLLGYDPEYPVKNGLEKAAKWYVSRRDR; the protein is encoded by the coding sequence ATGAGCGAATATGAGAATGTAAAAGATAAGCTAAAACAAAACCCCAAAACCTGGCTTATCACCGGTGTGGCGGGTTTTATCGGTTCTAACCTCCTTGAAGCCCTTCTCAAATTAAACCAGCGGGTTGTTGGATTGGACAACTTCCTCACCGGGCACATGAGCAACCTTGTAGAGGTTAAATCACTTGTTCCTCCCGGGCAGTGGAGCAACTTCACCTTTATTGAAGGCGATATTAGGGATTTGGCGACGTGTCGGAAAGCGTGCAGTGGTGTCAACATTGTCCTTCACGAGGCAGCCCTCGGTTCTGTGCCCCGATCCATAGAGAACCCCATCGCGACGAACGAACACAATCTTACAGGCTTTCTTAATGTGATTGTTGCAGCCAGGGACGCAAACGTTAATAGGTTTGTGTTTGCCACTTCAAGCTCTGTCTATGGCGATCATCCGGCGCTGCCTAAAGTTGAAGATCAAATCGGCAATCCTCTCTCCCCCTACGCTGTGACGAAGCAGGTAAATGAGAAATATGCTGAGGTTTTTACGCGTGTCTATGGGATGGAGTGCATAGGACTCCGCTATTTTAATGTCTTTGGTCCCCGGCAGGACCCGAATGGTCCGTACGCTGCAGTTATGCCAAAATGGTTTGCAGGCTTGATAACCGGGGAAGAAATATATATCAATGGTGACGGTGAAACAAGCCGGGATTTCTGCTTTGTGGAAAATGTAGTACAGGCCAACCTCCTTGCCGGTTGTACGGAAAACACTGAAGCGGTGGGCAATGTCTACAATATTGCTTATGGCGGGCGAACCACACTAACAGAACTTTTTATGATGATTCGGTCTCTTGTGTCAGCATCCGGGCATAAAGGGTTGCAGGCTAATCCTGTTTACAAGGATTTTAGATCGGGCGATATTCGCCATTCCCTCGCAGATATTAGTAAAGCGAAGAGTCTTCTTGGCTACGACCCTGAATACCCTGTCAAGAATGGATTGGAAAAAGCGGCGAAATGGTATGTCAGCCGGAGAGATCGATAA
- a CDS encoding four helix bundle protein, with protein sequence MDDTKFSFEDLEVWQKAVDFSLRVINIIENLQTERKHYRLIEQLESASTSIALNIAEGKGRYSKKEFVQFLYIARGSLFETITLLIIFYKNAWINENQLTELKKLGNQIGKMIFSLISSIKG encoded by the coding sequence ATGGATGATACAAAATTCAGCTTTGAAGACCTTGAAGTCTGGCAGAAGGCTGTTGATTTTTCCTTAAGAGTTATAAATATTATCGAAAATCTTCAGACAGAAAGGAAACATTATCGTCTTATTGAGCAACTGGAGTCAGCAAGTACGTCAATAGCCCTAAATATCGCAGAAGGTAAAGGAAGATATTCTAAAAAAGAATTTGTTCAGTTCCTATATATTGCAAGAGGTTCTCTCTTTGAAACGATTACCCTTTTGATCATTTTCTATAAAAATGCGTGGATAAACGAAAACCAACTTACTGAACTGAAAAAGCTTGGAAATCAAATCGGTAAAATGATCTTTTCGCTAATTTCATCCATTAAGGGTTGA